Proteins from a single region of Euwallacea similis isolate ESF13 chromosome 21, ESF131.1, whole genome shotgun sequence:
- the LOC136415759 gene encoding tachykinin-like peptides receptor 99D isoform X2, whose protein sequence is MVDYSVYHENTSIPNFSEDNYSSQYPYVNDTFEDRNQFILPVWRQVLWSILYAGMVIVATGGNLIVIWIVLAHKRMRTVTNYFLLNLSIADTMVSTLNVTFNYVYMLYSHWPFGELYCKISQFIAVLSVCASVFSLMSISIDRYMAIMTPLKPRMGRIVTLALVVITWVLGIIIGLPSLLYYKTYRDTYSNGEERVICYPEWPDTRNSNESLYEYYFNVIFLVITYLVPILSMTYTYARIGIELWGSQSIGECTQRQMDNIKSKRRVVKMMMVVVMIFAVCWLPYQLYFIIISYYPKITRSEYIQETFLAIYWLAMSNSMYNPIIYCWMNARFRRGFKQFFSCLPFVQVSPGALTRREVLTSKRRSYSGSPEHNRIIRNGTLRMSCNPYTSIAGGRPSPSSSTNTCYSHVPDELVLRRCEMRQLS, encoded by the exons ATGGTTGATTACTCGGTCTATCATGAGAATACATCAATTCCGAACTTCTCAGAGGACAATTATTCCAGTCAGTACCCGTACGTCAACGACACTTTCGAAG ACAGAAACCAGTTCATTTTACCTGTGTGGAGACAGGTTCTATGGAGTATTTTGTATGCAGGAATGGTTATAGTAGCAACTGGAGGAAACTTGATAGTGATATGGATAGTGTTGGCGCACAAGAGGATGAGGACCGTGacgaattattttttat TAAACCTTTCCATAGCAGACACAATGGTCTCTACCCTAAATGTTACCTTCAACTACGTCTACATGCTCTACTCCCACTGGCCCTTCGGTGAACTTTATTGCAAGATCAGCCAATTCATCGCAGTGCTATCGGTGTGTGCGAGTGTCTTTTCTCTCATGTCCATTTCAATAGACAG GTACATGGCCATCATGACACCTCTAAAACCCCGCATGGGCAGGATTGTGACCTTAGCCCTCGTGGTCATCACGTGGGTGCTAGGGATAATTATTGGACTGCCCTCCCTTCTCTACTACAAGACATACAGGGACACATACTCAAATGGAGAGGAGCGTGTTATATGCTACCCGGAATGGCCTGATACTCGCAACAGCAACGAAAGCCTTTACGAATACTA CTTCAATGTAATATTTCTGGTCATCACTTATCTGGTGCCAATCTTATCCATGACTTACACCTACGCTCGCATTGGAATCGAATTGTGGGGCTCACAAAGTATAGGAGAGTGCACCCAAAGGCAGATGGATAACATCAAAAGTAAAAGGAGG GTGGTAAAGATGATGATGGTGGTAGTGATGATCTTTGCAGTTTGTTGGCTACCTTATCAGCTCTACTTCATCATAATCTCCTACTATCCGAAAATAACCAGATCCGAGTACATTCAGGAAACTTTCCTGGCCATCTATTGGCTGGCCATGAGCAATTCCATGTACAATCCGATCATATACTGCTGGATGAATGCCAG GTTTCGCAGAGGGTTCAAGCAGTTCTTCTCGTGCCTCCCATTCGTCCAAGTGAGTCCTGGAGCACTCACCCGAAGAGAGGTACTAACAAGTAAAAGAAGGTCTTACTCAGGCTCTCCAGAGCATAACAGGATTATTCGAAATG GAACCCTTCGCATGTCCTGCAACCCATACACCTCAATAGCAGGAGGCAGACCGTCACCTTCATCCTCAACGAACACGTGCTACAGCCACGTGCCCGACGAATTAGTGCTGCGCCGTTGCGAAATGCGCCAGCTGTCCTGA